atgcaaactcaagaggACACTCTATGGACTCAAGAAAGCCCCTAGATTAGGAATGTGCACACCATTAGAAGACTTGATTAGGTGGGGATTTGAAAATAATTAGGATTAGGATTGGAAGTAAGTGGGAAATGTGGGAGGATGGGACATTTGAAGAGACAGTGAGGGGggactaaatttttatttttattcccatTTGGAGGAAAATAAAAATGGGAGAATTTAATatggggatatttaattaaataggtgAAGTGTCAATGGGATATAAGTGAATatgaaaattaatcaaattaacatCATAGGGGTTTTAGTTAGGAAAACAAAGAATAAATCCTCAATTACTTAAATAATTATGAATTATTAAATTAACAAGATAGGGGATTAGATGAATAAAAAGGCCCAGATAAATCAACCAAATGTTTTtcgtcaattttaggtgtctacactattacTCATATGATTAAATAATCTATAGGTATCAACCAAATTCTCTAAATTACATGATTTTAAACTATGAATGGAACATGTCGAGCAAGCACATGAGATGACAAAGGTTGGAGGTATGTTTCTCTTCAAAAAATAGAGACATTATGCAAAGTAATCCAACAAGATCCATTGTAAACTTGTTTTACTCTAGACTCTTTTAAATACCTTAATTAATTATTTCCATGACCTACTAATAAAATATGACAATTTAATACTTCTTAAATGGAAAGGAATCCAACCCCAAAAATTTTCCATATTTTGTGTACTAGAGATATGATCATCCCTATAAAAAAAGttgttttagttttaatgaaacttgatatttaattatttttatgaattaCCATACCCTACAACCACCTCTTCTCGATCATAGATAATGAATGTGTGGTTCTTTTTGAAAAATATGCACAAACAACTTGATCAACTATGGCATCTTCTAATATAGATTAATATGATAACTAGTTTGGAAGACATGTGATATTGatattttgtgaaagtaaatgaccTAGTGATGCTTCTTAGTTTGCTTGTCAAGGAGAAGTTTAAAATTGGGTGAAATAATAAATGGGTCAAGAAATGGGAAAAGTCTCTTATTTCTCCTCACACCAATAGGCATTGCAAAGGCAATGAATGCAAGTTTGAAGATTCCTATTAAAAATGTGTGATCCCATTCATAGAATAAGCTAACTACACAATATTGTTTGATGCTCATTACAATATTTATTTTGATCTTATATTTAGTTTGACTAAAACATTGCATACTACATTTGAGATAATTATGATACATTTGAATTATATTTTAATCATCAACCTCTTAAGATGATCATCCAAGGAATTTCTAGAATATGAAAAATTCTACTTGGTTAATTGTACCAAACATGGAATGGTTATCAAGTCAATTGATGATAAAATGCCCTTTTAATCCTTGCATCAATAGGTGTTACATATTTTAACATACATGCAATGACAATTCATGCATATTTGAATATTCCTATAAGAACATGTGGTCTTTGAGTGTTCAAAATTTAGCTAAATTGTAGGAGGATTTGAATCATATTAAATATGTACTCATAGATAAAAATGAGTTTTATAGGCCCCGATTTGTTTGTTAAAATCAATAGATGTTTGAAAAAGATATTTCCATCACATGTGACATAAGATTTTGGTGGAATTTCTATTATTCTTATTGATGATCTCACCTAGTTTCTACTTATTTGTGAAATACCATTTTATGAAAGTATCTTTAAATTATTATCATGGATGATAATAATTCATTACCATACATGAGTATTATTGAGTAGTTTGTGATTTTACCATATACATTTCATGTTTTAATGTTTGTACTTTGAATGTTTATAGGAAATACTTATGATAAGGTATTAGATCAATAACCTTCCAAATAGTTATGACCttagtgtgtgtgtatgtatgtatatggcaATAAAAAGTACCTAAAATATGCAAGTTACACAATCATCAAATAAAAATTATTCCATTATAGagtataatataaattaatgtatGCATTGTTTTAAAATATCTATGGTATAATATAGACATAAATTGCTTAATAgagattaaataaatgaatttttttgtAGTTGATACTTTCTATAATCATTTATTCATGTTATTGAAAATAATTGTTGATACTAGCAATTATGATACTTTAAAGtttagttaaaaaaataaaaaagataatatCTCAAATTATTAAATCTATGAGATTATTACAAACTAGTAATTGTACCTAAAGATGATATTGGATGAGAATAAGTGCTTTTATAAATATCCCTATCATCCAAGCATTATATGAAtggatttaaataaaaaataaaatatattgtttAGATATATCTCTCTCATCTAGATCTAGTAATAATTGGAAAGATAGAGATCTcccaaaaaaattaattaaatatgctttaGATGTATGAACAAATGATAAAATCAGAATTTATTCAAAAAGTTCATATTATATAACATTTCAAgacaaatatttataaaatataaaatttttgaTGCATAACAATTGATACCTACTGTATAtgcttaaatttgattaattagttTAATCCGTTGATTgcatgtattaattaaataattgaaattatttAAGTAATTATTGTtcccttctaattaattaattaatgctccatgtgaaacatttaattaattaatctctttttatttttcttctattaaataagatgagtattttatttatcttatttttaaTATACATTCCTATTTTCCTCCAAAccctttttatttgaatttaaatattcaaataatttaattggagcacatggctcctaatatTAACCTCCCATATAGTCTAACCCACCATCTAACTTGGgtttctaaccaaccctatcccttcAACCAACCTTATCCAAGTCATGTTCACATTCCTTGTTTTAACAAATTTAGAATAAAATCATTTTCTTTGTGTATTTCTCTCCCAAAGTAACATGTGGCTTACCTTCCACTTGTCATTGCTTGACATGACACTTTACCTCTAAGAGGACACTTGTCACTCCCTACATGGACACTTGTATTCAATTGAAACAAGTGGTATTTTCTCAAGCCTCATCTCATCTCCATCAATTCTTATTTAATCTCTCCATTTTACTTCATTATCCATCCACTTTCATGTCATTGTAATGTCATAATGCCATTTTTATTTCTCACATCAATCCATCTTGCATacatttttagattagtttttgcaTATCCGACCATCATGGAGCATTTTCAAGCATCTTTGGAGGCATAGCATCGAGCACACATTCAAATCAAAGGACAATCAAATCAAGGAAATTGGGTTTgcactttttattattttataatttgcacAATTTGGTTTCCTTTCTAGCATCCTAATCATGAGTGTAGGTTTGATGATTGTGTAGTTTTAGGTTGtcatttacattttcaatctttttattttgCACAATTTCCTGCTCACACCTACCTTATAATGACAACAATTCCATGATTTAATTTTAAGTGTTACGTGGACATTTTTCTAGTAATACTACCTAATTAAGTGTTGACTTTTTGCtacatatattattttttaatgaaattctAGATTGGATTTAATTAATTGAACCACTTTATTATAACTAATTGCAACATTTGGCCAGTAATATGCATCTACATATAATAGGTGTACATAACCATATGATCTATTGAAAATGACCATTTGGATAATGTACTCCAACAATGTGTTGGTGAAGATGTAAAGTTTGTTTATAATTTATAGATTGATGTTGGCCTAATCAATGGGGGTAGTTTACatcataaaaaatatcatataTCATCAGGTTACTAAACTGCTAGACGCTACTATGTGTAGCCATGGAATTTGATAATTATGTGGGTATTTGATGGGACTTTAATAACTTAAGTGGTTTATCCCTCTTTCACTTGCTACAAGAGGTAGCTATACACAAATTACTCTTTAAATGGTATTGGATTTAAATATACATAAATCCTAAGGACTAAAATTAGAAAGAGACAAAATatatgttgatgatgtagagagggaAAGTTTAACATTCACTACAATCTCATGAGTTAAATCTCTTCACTAATTAAAATAATCACCACCATTTTCATTTGAGTGATACTCTACAATTCAAAATGCAAGTTATGCTAATAATAGAAAAAATGAAATCTCTCTCAACATTATTTATTTAAGGTATGTGTACATTAGAGTTTATTAAGAAAGTTCATATTAAATTGTAAATAGTAAAAGCACCTAAAGATGTTATTGAATGAATGATGTACAAAATAGTCATATCATCCAAACATTACATAGaataaaattaaccaaaaaaataaaaataaaatattcacatatgTCTCTTTGATCCATCTAATAACACTTTAAAATATACGTAGACCTCTCAATATTATTCATTTAAGATAGATGAATACAttagaatttatttttaaaaaatatattattataaattaGTAAAAACACTTTAAAATGTTATTGAATGAGCAATGTACAAATAGTCCTATCATCTAAACATTACATGGAATGAAATTAACTAGAAATATATTAATATAGTATTCACATATGTCTCTTTGACACATCTAATAACACTTAAAAAGATAGGTATATCTCAACATTACTCATTTAATATGTGTacattataattttataaaaaataaaaattcatattatttttaaatataggcATTTCTCAAAATTGTTTATATAAGATGTGCACATTATAATTTATTAAGAAATTCATATTATTGTAAACTAGTAAAAGAGCCTAAAGATGCAATTGACTGAGAAATGTATAAATAATCTTATCATCCAAACATTACATGTAATGAAATTAACCAAAAAATATAAAATGTACTATTTATATATGTCCCTCTCACCCATTTAATGACACTTTAAAATATAGGTATCTCTCAACATTATTCATTTAAGATATGGGTACATTATAATTTATTAAGAAAGTCTATATTATTATAAATAGTAAAAGAATCTAATGATGTTATCGAATGAGTGATGCACAAATAGTCTTATCATCCAAACATTACATGGAATGAAATTGACCAAAAAAGATATAAAATATAGTATTCACATATGTCTCTATGACCCATCTAATAACACTTAAAAAGATAGGTATCTCTCAACATTATTCATTTAAGATATGTAAATTAGAATTTAAATAAAACATGTTCATATTATTGTAAAATATAGGTATTACTCAATATTATTTACTTAAACTATGTGTACATTAGAATTTATTAAGAAAGTTCATATTATTTTAAACTATTAAAAGAACCTAAAAATGTAATTGAATAAGAAATGTATAAATAATCCTATCATCCAAACATTGCATGTAATGAAAtcaaccaaaaaattaaaaatgtaCTATTTATATATATGCTCCTCTCACCCACCTAATAACACTTTAAAATATAAGTATCTCGCACATTATTTATTTGAACATAATAATTTATTAAGAAAGTTCATATTATTGTAAATAGTAAAAGCACCTAAAGATGTTATTGAATGAGTGATGTACAAATAGTCCTATCATCCAAACATTACACGAAATAAAATTaactaaaaatatattaaatataatatttacaTATGTCTCTCTAACCCATCTAATAATGCTTAAAAATATAGGTAACTCTAAATATAGTATTCACATATGTCCCTCTGGCCCATCTAATAATACTTAAAAAGATAGGTAACCCTCAATATTATGTATTTATGATACGTGGGTACATTAGAATTTATTAAGAAAGTTCATATTATTGTAAATAGTAAAAGAGCTTAAAGATGTTATTGAATGAGCAATGCACAAATAGTTCTATCATTCATATTATTGTAAACTAGTAAAAGCACCTCAAGATGCTATTGAATAAGCGATGCACAAATATAAAATATACTATAAGTACACTATTCACATATGTCTCTCTCACCCATCTAATAACATTTAAAAGAATAGATATCTCTCAACATTGTTTATTTAAGATATGTGTAACTTAGAATTTATCAAGAATATTCATATATAATTATAAATTGGTAAAAGCACCTAAAGATATTATTGAATGAGCAACATGTACAAATAGTCCTAACATGAATTTAgccaaaaaattataaaatatacacGACTAGCAGACATTGTTATTTTACAGCTCATTTACATATGTCTTTCTACTCCATCTAATAACACATAAAGATGTTATTGAATGTGTCATGTATGAATCACCCTCTCagtcaaataaaattaaacaaaacaaTATGAAATTTAATATTTACATATGTCCCCCTCACCCATATAATATCACTTAAAGATATTATTGAATGTGTCATGTATGCATCACCTTCCAATTCAAATGAAATTAAACAAGACAATATAAAGTATAATATTTAACACCTAAAAAAATTAGATATCTATCAACATTATTTATTTAAGACCTATACAAGTTGAAAGTGCATATTGCATGACCATTCAACCAAAACATTTACAAAAGAAATACCAAATTTGTGATGCACAAAAATTGATATTTACAAAATAATAAAGTTGTGACATCTCCACAGACGTTGATACCTCCCTTACAACGACTAGAGTTTGTTTGACTTAATTTTTTTGATGTTAAGCCCTTACGTGGACACTGATTGTCCGGTAAGCCTATACCTACTGGGGTGCCAATTCCATGCTTCATATTTTGCCACGAAATTCAGGATTATCTCTAATTAATTGATCACTCTTATCACAACCACCCACCACATTAAGTCATTTGACTCAATTCTATTAATTCTCATATCAACCTAAGCATTTGGCACTTGCAAATTTATGATCTCTACAGACGCCCAAGTAGGCCCATCAGCTCTAAATTTAGCTTCAAATCCATGGCTCCTTCTGCCCCAGCTGCAGAAGAAAGTGTGATAAGTTTGGCAGAATCAGGAGTGAAAAAGCTGCCCACAAGCTTTTTGAAGGACGAGGATGAACGTTCCACAGTTCCCCACAACGTATTCTGCCCTGATCTTCCACTCATATCGCTCTTGAACGTTAATGGctctgaaagagaaagagagaggataAGAGCCCAAGTGAAAACTGCCTGTGAAGAGTGGGGAATATTTCAGGTTGTAGATCATGGAGTTCCCACGGATCTTTCCAACCTCATCATGAAAGACGCCATGGATTTCTTCGCCCTCCCTTTGGAGGAGAAATCCCAGTATGCTTTGAAGCCCGGAACCTATCTTGGCTATGGCAATGGCAGTTTTATCAAGAATGATCCTCTCATGGATTGGAGAGAGCTCTACGTTACTAGATGTTTGCCTCGCGATACAAATCTCTGGCCTGATAAGCCACCCACCATGCGGTAAACTTGCCTATCTCAATCTATCTTCTTGATGATATATTCTTCTCTTTAAAATCTTTAAGAATATAATTTGTTAATCTGAATGTTATATAATTGAAATTTTGATTTCTTATCAATGAAGATTGTAGAATGTTATATAATTGAAATTTTGATTATATAATTTGTTATTCTGAATGTTATATAATTGAAATTTTGATTTCTTATCAATGAAGATTGTAGAATGTTATATAAttgaaattttgatcttttatCGATGAAGATTGTTGTTATTTGGTGAAAGTGATGATATACAGTAAACGAAAAACTTATGTTACTATTCAATTGTAACTAGAATAATTATAATTGTAACTTTGGAGAGGCATTTTATAATTGTAATACGAGATAAAATTGTCTTACATGTATTAGATTTTGACTACTCCTTAAAAGCAGATCTTGTAGTTCTGAAATAAGTTTAGATGTTTTTTAATGTCGACAAACATTCTAGATAATTGTAGAATGAGATGATTATCTTTATTTTATAAAAAGAGTTTCAAAAAGATATGTTGGGTTTTGTAGGAAGACTATTGGAGATTACAGCGACGCTATGGTAGAGTTGGTAAGAGATTTGCTGGAGCTGGTGTCTGAAGCGTTGGGGTTGGAGAAAAAGGCCATAGAGAATGCTTTGGGAGATGCAGAGCAGAAGCTTCTTCTCAATTACTACCCAAAATGCCCACAACCTGACATGACGCTGGGTTTAAAGAGGCACACAGATCCAGGGACCATTACTTTGCTGCTTCAAGATAAAGTTGGTGGCCTGCAAGTCACCAAGGACGATGGCAAAACTTGGGTCACAGTGGAGCCCATTGAGGGGGCATTTGTAGTGAATTTGGGAGACcaaatgcatgtatgtatatatcgaTCCTTGATTTGTTTAGATGATTTATCTGAAATCATATTAATAGATAGATTttcgttttgtttttttttttcttgaatttaattcattttaacccCTAAGAATGTAAATAAATCGATTGATTGAACAGGTGTTAAGCAATGGTATTTGCAAGAGCGCGGATCATCGAGCAGTGGTGAATTCAAGCACAACACGATTGTCCATTGTAACTTTCCACAATCCAAACCCTAATTCTGTGGTTTATCCACTGGATGGGCTGGTTAATGATGAGCATCCAACTAAGTTTCAGCGTTATATCTACAAAGAGTTTTATGCAAGGAAAATGACCAAACATATTCAGGAGAGAGAGGAAAGACTATCGAGGAGGAAGGAAACCTGTGGCAAAGATGATGGGAGTGTTTGATTAGAGTGAAAACATGGGACTATTTGTTATATCACACCTGATTATTATCACTAAGCAGAGCAGCAAGGAGCAAAGGTTCCGTATATACTACTTAATGAGATTTAATGTGCCCTATGGTTGACAAAGGTTCGGTAAAGAATAAACGTCTGGTTTTTAATAATGTTAAATGTAGTGTGTTCTTGACCAGAGATTTGGCAAAGAATCAGGGTATGCTATTTAATGTGAATGAatgtattatttttctttattgtttCAAAATATAGACAAGTCAGTACTTGTCTTATCATAGTAatagtaataaatttaattttataagtATGCTTGTTTTAAGAATGTTTTGATTTAAGAATATGTATGGTTGGTTGAAGTAtagttttaaattgattttaaaagGTGTATAGtttgaaaattataattttaattagattgaagattataattataattaaattagtttattataataatatattattcagaaGGATGTTGCCTTTGCtagattgagtatttttttttatgactaAGTCAAATATATTGTTGAATTAGTACATGTTAAtcataaaatcaaaataataaaaaataacaaagaaTTAGAAAGTGATATAAGTTAATGGAATAAAACATAATTTTGCaagaacaaatatttttaataataaaacaataatattgattaataaataaaaaatactatcATTAGCACAATTTGaataaaaaattgttaattaaaaattatatacaataaaataatattaaataaatttaatgtgaGTAGTTGAGTAAGTGATGAGTGATAaatgatttttaatgtttttttaatgtTTGTTTATCATTTCACTATTGAGTAAATTGCACCTCTTCACGCCTATGACATTATTGTaaataaagatatgatttattattataaatattaatattatattattaataattatcaaACTTTTATATTATTAGATTgcatgataaaataatattattttttactacgggaaaaataggttttgaagggacctcgaaACTCTTTACATAAgaaccttaaaagataagagcattaagaaacaagacggGGCAGACTACAAAAAAAAACAGCAAAGAACTGGGCAAAAGCCCAACACAACCCGCAAAAACcagcaaaaaatagaaaaaagataaattacataatgtttttaagggcattagccaatttctcgctaatcccttgcatttctttgatattatccttgagaattgggatttccttagaagaggccaAGGTAGCTTTTTTCATACTTGCCCTGGTCCTTTTGGCCGCACCTccaggagcactatccacattcccagCCTCAGTAGCAGCATCATCAACATCAAGGTCCATAATAGGTTTGGTAGGGCTGGGGCCATCAAGGTATTTGGAAATTTCCTCCATGTTCCTGGTCATAGAGTTGAGGATATCCAAAATCAAAATTAAGAAGATCTTCATGGCTATCTTTCCTTCCTCCAGCTTGCTGATCTgaacttccagcttctccactttttcgtccattacctttttccactacTCCAGGTTACTTTCACCTTTCTGTCCCCGCTCTTCCTGTTGATTAgcatttttttccattttattaattctttcatatacccacctatcaaaacccagatGAGCATCAAACTGGTTCTTGAGCTTATCCAGAATAATCTCATCTCCAGGTCTATCCTTTTCCCTACTcatatcctccttatccttgttctgctcagcttccatttccctttcctcttgATTAATCTGgttgtcctgctcctccatagCCTGGTTGTTAAAATTACCAGTACTCACGTTGTGGGTAGGGTTGTTTTGATCggaatcttcctcttctcctccttcctcttcccccacttcctcataTTTCCATCTCTCCTCCCCATCAGTATCATCAGTCTCCATatcacttccttcttttcccatatCCTCAGGATCAGCCTTCGTATCCTTACGTTTATGGCTCAAATCCATGTCCTCAACTTTTTTCTCCACAGAGCCTTTTTTAGCCTTTTTACCCTGTTTCTTCTCATCCTTACTAGGCCCAGGGTCCTCACTTTTCCTCTTTCCTTCCCTTGACGACACCGACAGCCTTTTGCTTTCTTGAATtgccaaaatcttacaatgctcatacatgagcaaaataaggccataaTGTAGCACAAAagaagaggggttcttactgtGCTTGTTCAATGAGCACGACAGGGACCTAAAAAGGTAATAGGGAAGagacacccttttctcatgcctaaagtggttcagaagcacaaagtgataggtatggaccctccataatggcattaagcacaaaaccccaa
The nucleotide sequence above comes from Cryptomeria japonica chromosome 11, Sugi_1.0, whole genome shotgun sequence. Encoded proteins:
- the LOC131073614 gene encoding naringenin,2-oxoglutarate 3-dioxygenase; protein product: MAPSAPAAEESVISLAESGVKKLPTSFLKDEDERSTVPHNVFCPDLPLISLLNVNGSERERERIRAQVKTACEEWGIFQVVDHGVPTDLSNLIMKDAMDFFALPLEEKSQYALKPGTYLGYGNGSFIKNDPLMDWRELYVTRCLPRDTNLWPDKPPTMRKTIGDYSDAMVELVRDLLELVSEALGLEKKAIENALGDAEQKLLLNYYPKCPQPDMTLGLKRHTDPGTITLLLQDKVGGLQVTKDDGKTWVTVEPIEGAFVVNLGDQMHVLSNGICKSADHRAVVNSSTTRLSIVTFHNPNPNSVVYPLDGLVNDEHPTKFQRYIYKEFYARKMTKHIQEREERLSRRKETCGKDDGSV